In Haliotis asinina isolate JCU_RB_2024 chromosome 15, JCU_Hal_asi_v2, whole genome shotgun sequence, one DNA window encodes the following:
- the LOC137265397 gene encoding toll-like receptor 13: MKTSLLLVVLVSWASADRKFPKYCQGKRPRMSCDGKGNPLNYIPRAPPDITDVLLTNIQLGVVTRAMMSNLTFCNLTSLYMKGNNITGLSPFAFRDLDNLQILDWQQAYLPLPDVLTALQNVHGPLKTLRLRAHQMPVQTLNASAFQHLTSLSKLTVALRSLRTFNADAFSLMPNLQLVDLSENSLEKFILEQIVPNVTRLILAGNNFVSVPQLCVSGIRPLIPRLRSLDLGNNAIRDLDVSSITCLKNLLKLSLGQNRIEELPNNVFANLHKLQSLHISNLGSLKRIGDLAFNSTSLYKFYFANNPILSLKRFNPVTLFRHTPNLGILDMTSTKMDISVYHLKAFLLNLRNTEQLVLQHTYIKELPSGTFSQLKKLKELVLSGNYLSRWKSDVFANVTSIKKISFDGCNIKTIKEDTFPLEFRLSVREINLSNNPFTCTCELLWFRNWMKNTIANHSIKFTQYPHRYECRAPNVHPLPLIDFNPTAKSCSPKKEYTVVLSVVLSIALVFIITTAVAYRYRWYLFYWMSLLRRRRQRRQNGPPHEMKYDAFVSYSNPDGDWVYDELMGYLEGEVGLRLCEHSRDFESGKLIVDNVFEALDSSRKTVLVISNEYMKSDWCQFELQMALNSFLKQETELVVILLEHIRACHVTSTLRALMTSTTYIEWPDVPAARQVFKQRLRNCLEP, encoded by the coding sequence ATGAAGACTTCACTGCTACTGGTGGTCCTTGTGAGCTGGGCAAGTGCAGACAGGAAGTTCCCCAAGTACTGTCAGGGCAAGCGTCCAAGGATGTCCTGTGATGGCAAGGGGAACCCTCTCAACTACATCCCAAGAGCTCCCCCCGACATAACAGATGTCCTTTTGACAAATATACAATTAGGCGTGGTCACCAGGGCCATGATGTCAAACTTGACCTTTTGCAATCTGACTTCATTGTACATGAAAGGCAACAACATAACAGGGCTATCCCCCTTTGCTTTTCGGGACTTGGATAACCTTCAAATTCTGGATTGGCAACAGGCATACCTTCCCCTACCAGATGTGCTTACAGCTCTTCAGAATGTGCATGGCCCTCTTAAAACTCTCCGCCTTAGAGCACACCAAATGCCCGTACAAACCCTTAATGCATCAGCGTTCCAGCATCTGACAAGCTTGAGCAAGCTCACCGTTGCTCTGAGAAGTCTGAGGACCTTCAATGCAGATGCTTTTTCACTCATGCCGAATTTGCAGCTTGTTGATCTCTCGGAGAACAGCTTGGAAAAGTTTATCCTGGAGCAAATCGTTCCCAACGTGACACGTTTGATTCTTGCTGGgaataattttgtttctgttcCTCAGTTGTGTGTGTCGGGTATTAGACCACTGATTCCGCGATTACGAAGTTTAGATCTAGGTAATAATGCAATCAGAGACCTTGACGTATCCTCCATTACGTGCCTCAAGAATCTACTGAAACTCAGTCTTGGGCAAAACAGAATTGAGGAACTGCCGAACAACGTGTTTGCTAACCTACACAAGCTCCAAAGCTTACATATATCTAACTTAGGTTCACTGAAAAGAATTGGAGACCTTGCTTTCAACTCAACAAGTTTGTATAAGTTTTACTTTGCAAACAACCCTATTTTATCCTTGAAACGTTTTAATCCAGTGACCCTTTTCAGACACACGCCAAACCTTGGAATACTGGACATGACTAGCACAAAGATGGACATAAGTGTTTACCATTTGAAGGCCTTTCTCCTGAATCTAAGGAATACGGAGCAACTTGTGCTACAACACACTTATATCAAGGAACTACCATCTGGGACTTTTTCCCAGCTGAAGAAACTCAAAGAGCTCGTTCTCAGTGGTAACTATTTGTCAAGATGGAAAAGTGATGTGTTCGCAAATGTCACAAGCATTAAAAAGATCTCTTTCGATGGCTGCAATATCAAAACGATCAAAGAGGACACATTCCCTCTTGAATTTCGACTCAGCGTCCGTGAGATTAATTTGTCGAACAACCCATTCACTTGCACATGCGAACTCCTCTGGTTCAGGAACTGGATGAAGAATACTATAGCCAACCACAGTATCAAGTTTACACAATATCCTCATAGGTATGAATGCCGGGCCCCTAACGTGCACCCTCTGCCGCTCATAGATTTTAATCCAACAGCCAAGTCCTGTTCACCTAAAAAAGAATACACTGTGGTTCTGTCAGTAGTCTTGAGCATTGCTTTGGTGTTCATCATTACGACGGCCGTGGCCTATCGATATCGATGGTATCTCTTCTACTGGATGTCGTTGTTGAGACGGCGACGTCAGCGAAGACAGAATGGTCCACCGCATGAAATGAAATACGACGCCTTCGTCTCCTACAGCAACCCCGACGGCGACTGGGTGTACGACGAACTGATGGGATACTTGGAAGGCGAGGTAGGACTTCGACTGTGTGAACACAGCAGAGACTTTGAAAGCGGTAAACTCATTGTGGACAACGTTTTTGAAGCTCTGGATTCAAGCAGAAAGActgtcttggtcatctccaaTGAATACATGAAGAGTGACTGGTGCCAGTTTGAGCTCCAGATGGCGCTGAATTCTTTTCTTAAGCAGGAGACTGAACTCGTTGTCATTCTCCTCGAACACATTAGGGCATGTCATGTGACGTCTACTCTACGTGCGTTGATGACGTCGACCACGTATATAGAGTGGCCGGATGTTCCTGCAGctcgacaggtttttaaacaGCGTTTGAGAAATTGCCTGGAGCCATAG